The proteins below come from a single Stomoxys calcitrans chromosome 1, idStoCalc2.1, whole genome shotgun sequence genomic window:
- the LOC106089968 gene encoding chromodomain-helicase-DNA-binding protein Mi-2 homolog isoform X2, producing the protein MASEDENDETVQEEEAADDTAQQAELSNDSDAPLKPNNDEDDDYDPEDTRKKKKGKKRKTKKGEEKGRKKKKRKKNESEEESDFMQHDDDAEYANTSSSSKRGRKRKEAEKSSKEKESSSSGMPSVEDVCSAFNVTDVDIEYTDAELQTLTTYKAFTQHVRPILQKENSKVPAPKLMMLVAAKWREFCDAHPQLQTDQPRSEEADEPRSSRSSRNEKPDDLYEEEEEEEEEEEEKESSSSGRRKRGGRGRGKKGRRSGKVPTLKIKFGKRKRGSSDEDQDASGASERDSDLEFEKMLQKSDDSADDIPNTSSAAVSTTAAGSTADGQAANNDDGTPVVKKKAKVKIGNKFKKKKKLKTTSRFPDGEEGEHEHQDYCEVCQQGGEIILCDTCPRAYHLVCLEPELEEPPEGKWSCPHCEADGGAAEEDDDDEHQEFCRVCKDGGELLCCDSCPSAYHTFCLNPPLDTIPDGDWRCPRCSCPPLKGKAEKIITWRWTEQQEASTSKKPKATRSREYFVKWHNMSYWHCEWVPEIQMEVHHPLMIRSFSRKYDMEEPPKFEETLDEADSRYVRIQRHKAKGGIQVEDEDEQYKKDLEERFYNNGVKPEWLIVQRVINHRTARDGTTMFLVKWRDLPYDKSTWEDESDDIPGIKPAIDYYLDLRAMCTSEQRLNKKKKGRKSKAKDLEDEDRQVRHFTPPPEKPTTDLKKKYEGQPQFLDTTGMQLHPYQIEGINWLRYSWSNGVDTILADEMGLGKTIQTVTFLYSLYKEGHCKGPFLVAVPLSTIINWEREFELWAPDFYCITYVGDKDSRAVIRENELSFEEGAIRGSKVSRLRTNQYKFNVLLTSYELISMDAACLGSIDWAVLVVDEAHRLKSNQSKFFRILNSYNISYKLLLTGTPLQNNLEELFHLLNFLSGDKFNDLTAFQNEFADVSKEEQVKRLHEMLGPHMLRRLKADVLKNMPSKSEFIVRVELSALQKKFYKFILTKNYEALNSKSGGNSCSLVNVMMDLKKCCNHPYLFPSAAEEATTTTGGLYEIQSLTKAAGKLVLLSKMLKQLKDQGHRVLIFSQMTKMLDILEDFLEGEGYKYERIDGSITGNLRQEAIDRFNAPGAQQFVFLLSTRAGGLGINLATADTVIIYDSDWNPHNDIQAFSRAHRIGQANKVMIYRFVTRNSVEERVTQVAKRKMMLTHLVVRPGMGGKGANFTKQELDDILRFGTEDLFKEDDKEEAIHYDDKAVAELLDRSNKGIEEKESWANEYLSSFKVASYATKEEEEEEETEIIKQEAENSDPAYWVKLLRHHYEQHQEDVSRTLGKGKRVRKQVNYTDGGVVPAESTRDDNNWQDNNSEYNSDYSAGSEEDGGDDDFDEQNGAEGGRKARRRVERRDDRPLAPLLARVGGNIEVFGFNSRQRKSFLNAIMRYGMPPQDAFNSQWLVRDLRGKSERNFKAYVSLFMRHLCEPGADNAETFADGVPREGLSRQHVLTRIGVMSLIRKKVQEFEHINGYYSMPELILKPCEPVKSNIKEDSDLATGGGVNKPEDKSATTSTSATPATSAAPSPAPVEKSEEKSVSEDIKKDSTENEEKKTIEDGEKKEEKLDVSCETTSDSLKKEQGEKEKEAENKTPKDETPESATLKKEHSDGGDIKEEKKGDDAKSEDLKPKDETINKTEIIDDDDDDVLIIKDDGEVEKPNTSQNANKSLALLDNKDSKENINKPKIEESLEVLKRKFMFNIADGGFTELHTLWLNEEKAAVPGREYEIWHRRHDYWLLAGIVTHGYGRWQDIQNDIRFAIINEPFKMDVGKGNFLEIKNKFLARRFKLLEQSLVIEEQLRRAAFLNLAQDPTHPAMSLNARFAEVECLAESHQHLSKESLAGNKPANAVLHKVLNQLEELLSDMKSDVSRLPATLARIPPVAQRLQMSERSILSRLAATAGNANNAAQLMAQFPAGFQGTALPAFSGGPAGNFHTFRPQFSVPGQLSANNASNIGGN; encoded by the exons gaaTGCCTTCTGTAGAAGACGTTTGCTCAGCCTTCAATGTCACTGACGTCGATATAGAATATACCGATGCTGAATTGCAAACTTTAACAACTTACAAAGCTTTCACCCAACATGTAAGGCCGATCCTTCAAAAGGAAAATTCTAAAGTTCCCGCACCTAAGCTTATGATGCTGGTGGCAGCAAAATGGCGTGAATTTTGCGATGCTCATCCCCAGTTGCAAACTGATCAACCTCGCAGTGAAGAAGCTGATGAGCCTAGATCTTCAAGGTCATCGCGAAATGAAAAG CCTGATGACTTGTATGAAGAGGAGGAGGAAGAGGAAGAAGAGGAGGAGGAAAAGGAATCTTCCTCAAGTGGCCGTCGTAAACGTGGTGGCCGGGGACGCGGTAAAAAAGGACGTCGTTCTGGAAAAGTTCccacattaaaaattaaatttggcaaACGCAAACGTGGTAGTTCTGATGAAGACCAAGATGCTTCAGGAGCCTCCGAAAGAGATTCCGATTTGGAATTTGAGAAAATGTTGCAGAAATCCGATGACAGTGCCGATGATATACCTAATACATCTTCGGCTGCCGTATCTACAACAGCGGCCGGATCAACGGCGGATGGTCAAGCGGCCAACAATGATGATGGCACTCCTGTGGTAAAGAAAAAGGCCAAGGTTAAGATCGGCAATAAGttcaaaaagaagaagaagcttaAAACCACATCTCGCTTTCCCGATGGTGAGGAGGGTGAACACGAGCACCAGGATTATTGCGAAGTTTGCCAGCAGGGTGGTGAGATTATTCTTTGTGATACGTGTCCCCGCGCCTATCATTTGGTTTGTTTGGAACCAGAATTGGAAGAACCACCGGAAGGCAAATGGTCCTGTCCTCACTGTGAAGCCGATGGTGGTGCCGCCGAAGAAGACGACGATGATGAACATCAAGAATTTTGCCGAGTATGCAAAGATGGAGGCGAGCTCTTGTGCTGTGACTCATGTCCATCGGCATACCATACATTCTGTTTGAATCCTCCTTTGGACACCATTCCAGATGGCGATTGGAGATGTCCACGCTGCAGTTGTCCCCCGCTAAAAGGCAAGGCGGAAAAGATAATCACCTGGAGATGGACCGAACAACAGGAAGCTTCAACTTCAAAGAAGCCCAAAGCGACACGATCACGAGAATATTTTGTGAAATGGCACAACATGTCTTATTGGCATTGTGAATGGGTACCAGAAATTCAAATGGAAGTTCACCACCCCCTTATGATTAGATCTTTCTCACGTAAATACGATATGGAAGAGCCTCCTAAATTTGAAGAAACCCTAGACGAAGCCGATTCGCGTTATGTGCGCATACAAAGACACAAGGCTAAAGGCGGTATCCAGGTCGAGGACGAGGATGAGCAATACAAAAAGGATTTAGAGGAACGATTTTATAACAACGGTGTAAAGCCTGAATGGTTGATTGTGCAGCGCGTGATCAACCACCGTACAGCTAGGGATGGCACTACCATGTTTTTGGTAAAATGGCGTGATTTACCCTACGATAAATCTACATGGGAAGACGAGTCTGATGATATACCTGGCATTAAACCAGCTATCGATTATTACTTAGATTTGAGGGCCATGTGTACTTCGGAGCAGCGTCTTAACAAAAAGAAGAAAGGGCGCAAGAGTAAAGCCAAAGATTTGGAAGATGAAGATCGTCAGGTGAGACATTTCACGCCACCACCGGAGAAACCCACCACCGATTTAAAAAAGAAGTACGAAGGTCAGCCACAATTTTTGGACACGACAGGCATGCAACTGCATCCTTATCAAATAGAGGGTATCAACTGGTTACGTTACTCATGGAGTAATGGAGTGGATACCATATTGGCCGATGAAATGGGTTTGGGTAAAACCATTCAAACCGTAACGTTTTTATACTCTCTTTATAAAGAAGGTCATTGCAAGGGTCCCTTCCTGGTAGCCGTACCCCTCTCAACTATTATCAACTGGGAAAGAGAGTTTGAGCTTTGGGCTCCGGATTTCTATTGTATTACCTATGTGGGTGACAAGGACTCCCGTGCTGTCATCCGGGAGAATGAATTGTCCTTCGAAGAAGGTGCCATACGAGGGAGCAAGGTTTCCCGATTGAGAACCAATCAATACAAGTTCAATGTTTTGCTTACAAGCTACGAATTGATATCCATGGACGCTGCATGTTTGGGCTCAATCGATTGGGCAGTGTTGGTTGTGGACGAGGCTCACCGTCTGAAATCCAATCAGAGTAAATTCTTCCGAATTTTAAATTCCTATAACATTAGCTATAAGCTGTTGCTGACCGGCACTCCATTGCAAAATAATTTAGAAGAACTTTTCCATTTGCTCAACTTTTTATCGGGGGATAAGTTTAACGACTTGACTGCTTTCCAGAATGAATTCGCTGACGTTTCCAAGGAGGAACAAGTCAAACGTTTGCACGAAATGCTTGGGCCACACATGCTGCGTCGCCTCAAAGCTGATGTTTTGAAGAATATGCCCTCCAAATCCGAATTCATTGTACGCGTTGAGCTTTCGGCTTTGCAGAAAAAGTTTTACAAGTTTATTTTAACCAAAAACTATGAAGCTCTTAACTCGAAGAGCGGAGGAAACTCTTGTTCCCTAGTGAATGTTATGATGGATCTGAAAAAGTGTTGTAATCATCCATATTTATTCCCCTCAGCAGCCGAAGAAGCTACTACCACCACGGGTGGGTTGTACGAGATACAATCCCTTACCAAGGCTGCCGGCAAGTTGGTATtgctttcaaaaatgttgaaaCAGTTGAAGGATCAAGGACATCGTGTTTTGATTTTCTCccaaatgacaaaaatgttggatatcttGGAAGATTTTCTTGAAGGCGAGGGCTATAAGTACGAACGTATTGATGGTAGCATCACCGGTAATTTGAGACAGGAAGCCATCGATCGTTTTAATGCTCCAGGAGCCCAGCAATTTGTATTTTTGCTAAGTACACGCGCCGGTGGCTTGGGTATTAACTTAGCGACTGCGGATACCGTTATCATTTACGATTCTGATTGGAATCCCCATAACGATATACAGGCGTTTTCCAGAGCCCATCGTATCGGCCAAGCCAATAAGGTGATGATTTATCGTTTCGTCACCCGCAACTCTGTGGAGGAAAGAGTGACCCAAGTAGCCAAACGCAAAATGATGTTGACCCATTTGGTTGTAAGACCTGGTATGGGCGGCAAAGGTGCAAATTTCACCAAACAAGAACTGGACGACATTCTGCGCTTCGGTACCGAAGACCTCTTCAAGGAAGATGACAAGGAGGAAGCAATCCATTACGATGATAAAGCTGTTGCTGAATTGTTGGATCGTTCCAATAAAGGCATAGAAGAAAAAGAATCGTGGGCCAATGAATATCTGTCTTCCTTTAAGGTGGCTTCGTATGCCACCAAGGAAGAAGAGGAGGAGGAAGAAACGGAAATCATTAAACAAGAGGCGGAAAATTCGGATCCTGCATATTGGGTTAAACTTTTGCGTCATCATTACGAACAGCACCAAGAAGATGTGTCTCGCACTCTGGGTAAGGGCAAACGTGTGCGTAAGCAAGTTAATTATACCGACGGTGGCGTTGTGCCGGCTGAGTCTACGCGCGACGATAATAACTGGCAAGACAACAACTCCGAGTATAATTCAGATTATTCAGCGGGCTCCGAGGAGGATGGTGGAGATGACGACTTCGATGAGCAAAATGGAGCCGAAGGTGGCCGCAAAGCCCGTAGACGTGTGGAACGCAGGGACGATCGTCCATTGGCACCACTTTTGGCCCGTGTGGGTGGTAATATCGAAGTCTTTGGTTTCAATTCGAGGCAAAGGAAGAGTTTCCTCAATGCTATAATGCGTTATGGTATGCCACCGCAAGATGCTTTTAATTCCCAATGGTTGGTACGTGATTTACGTGGTAAATCGGAGAGAAACTTCAAAGCCTATGTTTCACTCTTTATGAGACATTTATGCGAGCCGGGTGCCGATAATGCAGAAACATTTGCCGACGGCGTTCCTCGAGAGGGCTTATCAAGGCAGCACGTCTTGACCCGAATCGGAGTTATGTCTTTGATACGCAAAAAAGTTCAAGAGTTTGAGCACATCAACGGCTACTACAGTATGCCCGAATTGATATTGAAACCTTGTGAACCAGTTAAAAGTAACATTAAGGAAGATTCAGATTTGGCTACAGGAGGTGGCGTAAATAAACCAGAAGATAAAAGCGCAACCACCAGCACAAGTGCAACACCCGCAACAAGTGCTGCTCCTAGTCCTGCTCCAGTAGAAAAATCTGAGGAGAAGTCCGTCTCTGAAGACATCAAGAAAGATTCCACGGAAaatgaagaaaagaaaacaatcgAGGATGgcgaaaagaaagaagaaaagttAGATGTCTCGTGCGAAACTACTTCAGACTCCCTTAAGAAAGAGCAAGGCGAAAAAGAAAAGGAAGCcgaaaacaaaacaccaaaagACGAAACCCCCGAGTCTGCGACTCTCAAGAAAGAGCATTCAGATGGTGGCGACATCAAGGAAGAAAAGAAGGGCGATGATGCCAAGAGCGAGGATTTAAAACCTAAAGATGAAACTATAAACAAAACTGAAATtatcgatgatgatgatgatgatgttctcATTATTAAAGACGATGGTGAAGTAGAAAAGCCAAACACTtctcaaaatgcaaataaatctTTGGCCCTCTTGGATAATAAGGACTCTAAGGAGAATATAAACAAACCGAAAATCGAAGAGAGCTTAGAAGTATTAAAACGTAAGTTTATGTTCAACATTGCCGATGGCGGTTTTACTGAGCTTCATACCCTATGGCTTAATGAGGAGAAGGCTGCAGTGCCCGGACGCGAATATGAGATATGGCATCGCCGTCACGACTATTGGCTTTTAGCCGGCATTGTCACACACGGCTACGGACGTTGGCAGGATATACAAAACGACATACGCTTCGCTATCATAAATGAACCATTCAAAATGGATGTTGGCAAgggaaatttcttagaaattaaaaataaattcttagCCAGGCGATTTAAGCTACTCGAACAATCTCTAGTAATTGAAGAACAACTAAGGAGGGCTGCTTTCTTAAATCTTGCCCAAGATCCCACACATCCGGCGATGTCATTGAATGCCCGTTTTGCCGAAGTCGAATGTTTGGCTGAATCACATCAACATTTGAGCAAGGAATCATTGGCTGGGAATAAACCCGCCAATGCTGTACTCCACAAAGTACTGAATCAATTGGAAGAATTGCTATCCGATATGAAGAGCGACGTTTCAAGATTGCCAGCGACTTTGGCACGTATACCACCCGTTGCCCAAAGGCTACAGATGTCGGAAAGATCGATTTTATCACGTTTGGCGGCAACAGCAGGCAATGCCAACAATGCAG
- the LOC106089968 gene encoding chromodomain-helicase-DNA-binding protein Mi-2 homolog isoform X1 has protein sequence MASEDENDETVQEEEEAADDTAQQAELSNDSDAPLKPNNDEDDDYDPEDTRKKKKGKKRKTKKGEEKGRKKKKRKKNESEEESDFMQHDDDAEYANTSSSSKRGRKRKEAEKSSKEKESSSSGMPSVEDVCSAFNVTDVDIEYTDAELQTLTTYKAFTQHVRPILQKENSKVPAPKLMMLVAAKWREFCDAHPQLQTDQPRSEEADEPRSSRSSRNEKPDDLYEEEEEEEEEEEEKESSSSGRRKRGGRGRGKKGRRSGKVPTLKIKFGKRKRGSSDEDQDASGASERDSDLEFEKMLQKSDDSADDIPNTSSAAVSTTAAGSTADGQAANNDDGTPVVKKKAKVKIGNKFKKKKKLKTTSRFPDGEEGEHEHQDYCEVCQQGGEIILCDTCPRAYHLVCLEPELEEPPEGKWSCPHCEADGGAAEEDDDDEHQEFCRVCKDGGELLCCDSCPSAYHTFCLNPPLDTIPDGDWRCPRCSCPPLKGKAEKIITWRWTEQQEASTSKKPKATRSREYFVKWHNMSYWHCEWVPEIQMEVHHPLMIRSFSRKYDMEEPPKFEETLDEADSRYVRIQRHKAKGGIQVEDEDEQYKKDLEERFYNNGVKPEWLIVQRVINHRTARDGTTMFLVKWRDLPYDKSTWEDESDDIPGIKPAIDYYLDLRAMCTSEQRLNKKKKGRKSKAKDLEDEDRQVRHFTPPPEKPTTDLKKKYEGQPQFLDTTGMQLHPYQIEGINWLRYSWSNGVDTILADEMGLGKTIQTVTFLYSLYKEGHCKGPFLVAVPLSTIINWEREFELWAPDFYCITYVGDKDSRAVIRENELSFEEGAIRGSKVSRLRTNQYKFNVLLTSYELISMDAACLGSIDWAVLVVDEAHRLKSNQSKFFRILNSYNISYKLLLTGTPLQNNLEELFHLLNFLSGDKFNDLTAFQNEFADVSKEEQVKRLHEMLGPHMLRRLKADVLKNMPSKSEFIVRVELSALQKKFYKFILTKNYEALNSKSGGNSCSLVNVMMDLKKCCNHPYLFPSAAEEATTTTGGLYEIQSLTKAAGKLVLLSKMLKQLKDQGHRVLIFSQMTKMLDILEDFLEGEGYKYERIDGSITGNLRQEAIDRFNAPGAQQFVFLLSTRAGGLGINLATADTVIIYDSDWNPHNDIQAFSRAHRIGQANKVMIYRFVTRNSVEERVTQVAKRKMMLTHLVVRPGMGGKGANFTKQELDDILRFGTEDLFKEDDKEEAIHYDDKAVAELLDRSNKGIEEKESWANEYLSSFKVASYATKEEEEEEETEIIKQEAENSDPAYWVKLLRHHYEQHQEDVSRTLGKGKRVRKQVNYTDGGVVPAESTRDDNNWQDNNSEYNSDYSAGSEEDGGDDDFDEQNGAEGGRKARRRVERRDDRPLAPLLARVGGNIEVFGFNSRQRKSFLNAIMRYGMPPQDAFNSQWLVRDLRGKSERNFKAYVSLFMRHLCEPGADNAETFADGVPREGLSRQHVLTRIGVMSLIRKKVQEFEHINGYYSMPELILKPCEPVKSNIKEDSDLATGGGVNKPEDKSATTSTSATPATSAAPSPAPVEKSEEKSVSEDIKKDSTENEEKKTIEDGEKKEEKLDVSCETTSDSLKKEQGEKEKEAENKTPKDETPESATLKKEHSDGGDIKEEKKGDDAKSEDLKPKDETINKTEIIDDDDDDVLIIKDDGEVEKPNTSQNANKSLALLDNKDSKENINKPKIEESLEVLKRKFMFNIADGGFTELHTLWLNEEKAAVPGREYEIWHRRHDYWLLAGIVTHGYGRWQDIQNDIRFAIINEPFKMDVGKGNFLEIKNKFLARRFKLLEQSLVIEEQLRRAAFLNLAQDPTHPAMSLNARFAEVECLAESHQHLSKESLAGNKPANAVLHKVLNQLEELLSDMKSDVSRLPATLARIPPVAQRLQMSERSILSRLAATAGNANNAAQLMAQFPAGFQGTALPAFSGGPAGNFHTFRPQFSVPGQLSANNASNIGGN, from the exons gaaTGCCTTCTGTAGAAGACGTTTGCTCAGCCTTCAATGTCACTGACGTCGATATAGAATATACCGATGCTGAATTGCAAACTTTAACAACTTACAAAGCTTTCACCCAACATGTAAGGCCGATCCTTCAAAAGGAAAATTCTAAAGTTCCCGCACCTAAGCTTATGATGCTGGTGGCAGCAAAATGGCGTGAATTTTGCGATGCTCATCCCCAGTTGCAAACTGATCAACCTCGCAGTGAAGAAGCTGATGAGCCTAGATCTTCAAGGTCATCGCGAAATGAAAAG CCTGATGACTTGTATGAAGAGGAGGAGGAAGAGGAAGAAGAGGAGGAGGAAAAGGAATCTTCCTCAAGTGGCCGTCGTAAACGTGGTGGCCGGGGACGCGGTAAAAAAGGACGTCGTTCTGGAAAAGTTCccacattaaaaattaaatttggcaaACGCAAACGTGGTAGTTCTGATGAAGACCAAGATGCTTCAGGAGCCTCCGAAAGAGATTCCGATTTGGAATTTGAGAAAATGTTGCAGAAATCCGATGACAGTGCCGATGATATACCTAATACATCTTCGGCTGCCGTATCTACAACAGCGGCCGGATCAACGGCGGATGGTCAAGCGGCCAACAATGATGATGGCACTCCTGTGGTAAAGAAAAAGGCCAAGGTTAAGATCGGCAATAAGttcaaaaagaagaagaagcttaAAACCACATCTCGCTTTCCCGATGGTGAGGAGGGTGAACACGAGCACCAGGATTATTGCGAAGTTTGCCAGCAGGGTGGTGAGATTATTCTTTGTGATACGTGTCCCCGCGCCTATCATTTGGTTTGTTTGGAACCAGAATTGGAAGAACCACCGGAAGGCAAATGGTCCTGTCCTCACTGTGAAGCCGATGGTGGTGCCGCCGAAGAAGACGACGATGATGAACATCAAGAATTTTGCCGAGTATGCAAAGATGGAGGCGAGCTCTTGTGCTGTGACTCATGTCCATCGGCATACCATACATTCTGTTTGAATCCTCCTTTGGACACCATTCCAGATGGCGATTGGAGATGTCCACGCTGCAGTTGTCCCCCGCTAAAAGGCAAGGCGGAAAAGATAATCACCTGGAGATGGACCGAACAACAGGAAGCTTCAACTTCAAAGAAGCCCAAAGCGACACGATCACGAGAATATTTTGTGAAATGGCACAACATGTCTTATTGGCATTGTGAATGGGTACCAGAAATTCAAATGGAAGTTCACCACCCCCTTATGATTAGATCTTTCTCACGTAAATACGATATGGAAGAGCCTCCTAAATTTGAAGAAACCCTAGACGAAGCCGATTCGCGTTATGTGCGCATACAAAGACACAAGGCTAAAGGCGGTATCCAGGTCGAGGACGAGGATGAGCAATACAAAAAGGATTTAGAGGAACGATTTTATAACAACGGTGTAAAGCCTGAATGGTTGATTGTGCAGCGCGTGATCAACCACCGTACAGCTAGGGATGGCACTACCATGTTTTTGGTAAAATGGCGTGATTTACCCTACGATAAATCTACATGGGAAGACGAGTCTGATGATATACCTGGCATTAAACCAGCTATCGATTATTACTTAGATTTGAGGGCCATGTGTACTTCGGAGCAGCGTCTTAACAAAAAGAAGAAAGGGCGCAAGAGTAAAGCCAAAGATTTGGAAGATGAAGATCGTCAGGTGAGACATTTCACGCCACCACCGGAGAAACCCACCACCGATTTAAAAAAGAAGTACGAAGGTCAGCCACAATTTTTGGACACGACAGGCATGCAACTGCATCCTTATCAAATAGAGGGTATCAACTGGTTACGTTACTCATGGAGTAATGGAGTGGATACCATATTGGCCGATGAAATGGGTTTGGGTAAAACCATTCAAACCGTAACGTTTTTATACTCTCTTTATAAAGAAGGTCATTGCAAGGGTCCCTTCCTGGTAGCCGTACCCCTCTCAACTATTATCAACTGGGAAAGAGAGTTTGAGCTTTGGGCTCCGGATTTCTATTGTATTACCTATGTGGGTGACAAGGACTCCCGTGCTGTCATCCGGGAGAATGAATTGTCCTTCGAAGAAGGTGCCATACGAGGGAGCAAGGTTTCCCGATTGAGAACCAATCAATACAAGTTCAATGTTTTGCTTACAAGCTACGAATTGATATCCATGGACGCTGCATGTTTGGGCTCAATCGATTGGGCAGTGTTGGTTGTGGACGAGGCTCACCGTCTGAAATCCAATCAGAGTAAATTCTTCCGAATTTTAAATTCCTATAACATTAGCTATAAGCTGTTGCTGACCGGCACTCCATTGCAAAATAATTTAGAAGAACTTTTCCATTTGCTCAACTTTTTATCGGGGGATAAGTTTAACGACTTGACTGCTTTCCAGAATGAATTCGCTGACGTTTCCAAGGAGGAACAAGTCAAACGTTTGCACGAAATGCTTGGGCCACACATGCTGCGTCGCCTCAAAGCTGATGTTTTGAAGAATATGCCCTCCAAATCCGAATTCATTGTACGCGTTGAGCTTTCGGCTTTGCAGAAAAAGTTTTACAAGTTTATTTTAACCAAAAACTATGAAGCTCTTAACTCGAAGAGCGGAGGAAACTCTTGTTCCCTAGTGAATGTTATGATGGATCTGAAAAAGTGTTGTAATCATCCATATTTATTCCCCTCAGCAGCCGAAGAAGCTACTACCACCACGGGTGGGTTGTACGAGATACAATCCCTTACCAAGGCTGCCGGCAAGTTGGTATtgctttcaaaaatgttgaaaCAGTTGAAGGATCAAGGACATCGTGTTTTGATTTTCTCccaaatgacaaaaatgttggatatcttGGAAGATTTTCTTGAAGGCGAGGGCTATAAGTACGAACGTATTGATGGTAGCATCACCGGTAATTTGAGACAGGAAGCCATCGATCGTTTTAATGCTCCAGGAGCCCAGCAATTTGTATTTTTGCTAAGTACACGCGCCGGTGGCTTGGGTATTAACTTAGCGACTGCGGATACCGTTATCATTTACGATTCTGATTGGAATCCCCATAACGATATACAGGCGTTTTCCAGAGCCCATCGTATCGGCCAAGCCAATAAGGTGATGATTTATCGTTTCGTCACCCGCAACTCTGTGGAGGAAAGAGTGACCCAAGTAGCCAAACGCAAAATGATGTTGACCCATTTGGTTGTAAGACCTGGTATGGGCGGCAAAGGTGCAAATTTCACCAAACAAGAACTGGACGACATTCTGCGCTTCGGTACCGAAGACCTCTTCAAGGAAGATGACAAGGAGGAAGCAATCCATTACGATGATAAAGCTGTTGCTGAATTGTTGGATCGTTCCAATAAAGGCATAGAAGAAAAAGAATCGTGGGCCAATGAATATCTGTCTTCCTTTAAGGTGGCTTCGTATGCCACCAAGGAAGAAGAGGAGGAGGAAGAAACGGAAATCATTAAACAAGAGGCGGAAAATTCGGATCCTGCATATTGGGTTAAACTTTTGCGTCATCATTACGAACAGCACCAAGAAGATGTGTCTCGCACTCTGGGTAAGGGCAAACGTGTGCGTAAGCAAGTTAATTATACCGACGGTGGCGTTGTGCCGGCTGAGTCTACGCGCGACGATAATAACTGGCAAGACAACAACTCCGAGTATAATTCAGATTATTCAGCGGGCTCCGAGGAGGATGGTGGAGATGACGACTTCGATGAGCAAAATGGAGCCGAAGGTGGCCGCAAAGCCCGTAGACGTGTGGAACGCAGGGACGATCGTCCATTGGCACCACTTTTGGCCCGTGTGGGTGGTAATATCGAAGTCTTTGGTTTCAATTCGAGGCAAAGGAAGAGTTTCCTCAATGCTATAATGCGTTATGGTATGCCACCGCAAGATGCTTTTAATTCCCAATGGTTGGTACGTGATTTACGTGGTAAATCGGAGAGAAACTTCAAAGCCTATGTTTCACTCTTTATGAGACATTTATGCGAGCCGGGTGCCGATAATGCAGAAACATTTGCCGACGGCGTTCCTCGAGAGGGCTTATCAAGGCAGCACGTCTTGACCCGAATCGGAGTTATGTCTTTGATACGCAAAAAAGTTCAAGAGTTTGAGCACATCAACGGCTACTACAGTATGCCCGAATTGATATTGAAACCTTGTGAACCAGTTAAAAGTAACATTAAGGAAGATTCAGATTTGGCTACAGGAGGTGGCGTAAATAAACCAGAAGATAAAAGCGCAACCACCAGCACAAGTGCAACACCCGCAACAAGTGCTGCTCCTAGTCCTGCTCCAGTAGAAAAATCTGAGGAGAAGTCCGTCTCTGAAGACATCAAGAAAGATTCCACGGAAaatgaagaaaagaaaacaatcgAGGATGgcgaaaagaaagaagaaaagttAGATGTCTCGTGCGAAACTACTTCAGACTCCCTTAAGAAAGAGCAAGGCGAAAAAGAAAAGGAAGCcgaaaacaaaacaccaaaagACGAAACCCCCGAGTCTGCGACTCTCAAGAAAGAGCATTCAGATGGTGGCGACATCAAGGAAGAAAAGAAGGGCGATGATGCCAAGAGCGAGGATTTAAAACCTAAAGATGAAACTATAAACAAAACTGAAATtatcgatgatgatgatgatgatgttctcATTATTAAAGACGATGGTGAAGTAGAAAAGCCAAACACTtctcaaaatgcaaataaatctTTGGCCCTCTTGGATAATAAGGACTCTAAGGAGAATATAAACAAACCGAAAATCGAAGAGAGCTTAGAAGTATTAAAACGTAAGTTTATGTTCAACATTGCCGATGGCGGTTTTACTGAGCTTCATACCCTATGGCTTAATGAGGAGAAGGCTGCAGTGCCCGGACGCGAATATGAGATATGGCATCGCCGTCACGACTATTGGCTTTTAGCCGGCATTGTCACACACGGCTACGGACGTTGGCAGGATATACAAAACGACATACGCTTCGCTATCATAAATGAACCATTCAAAATGGATGTTGGCAAgggaaatttcttagaaattaaaaataaattcttagCCAGGCGATTTAAGCTACTCGAACAATCTCTAGTAATTGAAGAACAACTAAGGAGGGCTGCTTTCTTAAATCTTGCCCAAGATCCCACACATCCGGCGATGTCATTGAATGCCCGTTTTGCCGAAGTCGAATGTTTGGCTGAATCACATCAACATTTGAGCAAGGAATCATTGGCTGGGAATAAACCCGCCAATGCTGTACTCCACAAAGTACTGAATCAATTGGAAGAATTGCTATCCGATATGAAGAGCGACGTTTCAAGATTGCCAGCGACTTTGGCACGTATACCACCCGTTGCCCAAAGGCTACAGATGTCGGAAAGATCGATTTTATCACGTTTGGCGGCAACAGCAGGCAATGCCAACAATGCAG